The Christiangramia flava JLT2011 genome has a segment encoding these proteins:
- a CDS encoding peptide MFS transporter — protein MDIALWLLIIGWIFVLLWVPFIIYTNKKSHPKALFVLFFAEMWERFSYYGMRALLVLYMTKVLFIDLAQNVAESQAYGIYGSYTAMVYLFPVIGGLVADRLLGFKKTIIWGGILMALGHFTLALQGIENLEGNMPFFFAALSLIIVGNGFFKPNISSFLGTFYETDDPRKDGAFSIFYMGVNIGSFLATLTCGYVGQEINWHYGFGLAGIGMMLGLIMFYLASKTNMLQGKGGEPEEVTAGDRKLFGMKPTIAVYALSLLAIPVCAFMLDLSDFMAGALIVISLGIIAYLIFQAVTNKNKVEGQRILVVVVLFFFHAVFWALFEQAGGSLTIFADKNVDRLVGGTEIPASLFQSLNPFFIMVLAPVFSWLWITLNKAGKEPSTPMKFVLGLAQLALGFAVIVLGAKFFASGDGLVPIVFLALMYMLHTMGELSLSPIGLSMVTKLSPAKIVGFVMGAWFLSIALANKMAGLIGTLTTSEAVDDNTPAAVTLGIYSNTYFIWGVCVVGGAALLLLVLVPLLRKWMHGIH, from the coding sequence ATGGATATAGCATTATGGTTACTGATCATTGGTTGGATATTCGTACTACTATGGGTGCCGTTCATTATTTACACCAATAAAAAGTCACATCCCAAAGCGCTTTTTGTTCTATTCTTTGCTGAAATGTGGGAACGTTTCTCCTACTACGGGATGCGGGCGCTGCTGGTGCTGTACATGACGAAAGTCCTGTTCATTGACCTGGCTCAGAATGTCGCGGAATCCCAGGCTTACGGGATCTATGGGTCTTACACCGCAATGGTCTATCTCTTCCCGGTTATTGGAGGTCTGGTGGCCGATAGGCTGCTGGGTTTCAAGAAAACGATTATCTGGGGAGGTATCCTCATGGCGCTAGGTCATTTTACCCTTGCCTTACAGGGAATTGAAAACCTGGAAGGGAATATGCCGTTTTTCTTTGCAGCTTTGTCGCTGATCATCGTAGGAAACGGTTTCTTTAAACCCAATATCAGTTCTTTCCTGGGAACTTTCTACGAAACTGATGATCCAAGAAAGGATGGAGCTTTTTCCATTTTTTATATGGGGGTTAACATCGGGTCATTCCTGGCGACACTTACCTGCGGTTACGTAGGTCAGGAAATCAATTGGCATTACGGTTTCGGCCTCGCCGGTATAGGGATGATGCTGGGACTGATCATGTTTTATCTCGCTTCTAAAACCAATATGCTTCAGGGAAAAGGTGGAGAACCTGAAGAAGTTACCGCCGGAGATCGAAAATTGTTTGGAATGAAACCAACAATTGCGGTTTATGCCCTGTCGCTGCTGGCAATTCCCGTTTGTGCTTTCATGCTTGATTTAAGTGACTTTATGGCGGGAGCCCTAATCGTCATTTCATTGGGGATCATTGCGTACCTCATATTCCAGGCTGTTACCAATAAAAATAAAGTGGAGGGCCAGCGAATACTTGTAGTTGTCGTATTATTCTTTTTTCATGCTGTTTTCTGGGCGTTGTTTGAACAGGCCGGAGGTAGTTTAACCATTTTTGCTGATAAAAATGTAGACCGGTTGGTTGGTGGAACCGAAATACCGGCCTCCCTTTTTCAAAGTTTGAATCCGTTCTTTATCATGGTGCTGGCGCCGGTTTTCTCCTGGTTGTGGATCACTTTGAATAAAGCCGGAAAAGAGCCAAGTACACCCATGAAATTTGTGCTGGGACTGGCACAACTGGCACTAGGGTTTGCCGTGATCGTCCTGGGAGCGAAATTTTTTGCTTCGGGAGACGGGCTTGTCCCAATCGTTTTCCTGGCGCTAATGTATATGTTGCATACTATGGGGGAATTATCACTTTCACCCATCGGTCTTTCGATGGTAACCAAATTATCGCCTGCTAAGATCGTAGGTTTCGTTATGGGAGCCTGGTTCCTGAGTATCGCGCTTGCCAATAAAATGGCTGGTTTGATCGGTACGCTTACAACCAGTGAGGCAGTAGATGATAATACACCGGCAGCCGTGACACTTGGCATTTATTCCAATACTTATTTCATCTGGGGAGTTTGCGTAGTGGGCGGTGCCGCCTTACTTTTATTAGTTTTGGTACCTTTGTTACGGAAGTGGATGCATGGAATTCATTAA
- a CDS encoding peptide MFS transporter, with the protein MNKAKAIENQKELFGHPLGLYILFFTELWERFSYYGMRALFTLFLVAETTSDNPGFGWTNEEALALYGWYTMLVYVSSIPGGWVADKLLGQKKTVMLGGILLCIGHSVLAFDSEISFYIGCLFIILGVGGLKPNISSMVGGLYKQGDERRDLGFYIFYMGINIGGFLAPILCGILAQKYGWHYGFGLAAIGMFLGQVVYIWGQKHLKHVGNLISRKNEADKAILDKPLTSIEKDRIKVLLLSFLLIILFWAAFEQAGGLMNLYAQQKTDRTIFGMTIPASVFQSVNSFFIITLATVVGRFWYKWKQKGNEASSIFKMAVGIIIMALGFGFMSAASVQFEETGSSAMYWLILAYLFHTIGELCASPVSLSFITKLAPLKYASIIMGLYWAATGFGNKIAGLIGESAQSLGDFEVFTGILVIWSLIGVVVILLLKPLKRLTHGAEDATMEEGIPEETTVE; encoded by the coding sequence ATGAATAAAGCAAAGGCAATCGAGAATCAAAAGGAATTATTCGGGCACCCGCTGGGGCTTTACATCCTTTTCTTTACAGAATTATGGGAGCGTTTTTCCTATTATGGGATGCGCGCCCTGTTTACTTTATTCCTGGTGGCTGAAACCACTTCAGATAATCCAGGTTTTGGCTGGACCAATGAAGAAGCGCTGGCATTATACGGCTGGTATACCATGCTCGTGTACGTGTCGTCTATCCCGGGCGGATGGGTGGCAGATAAGCTGCTTGGCCAGAAGAAAACAGTGATGTTGGGAGGAATCCTGCTCTGTATAGGTCACTCGGTGCTGGCTTTTGATTCTGAAATTTCTTTTTATATCGGTTGTCTATTTATCATTCTTGGGGTTGGAGGTTTAAAACCGAATATTTCCTCGATGGTAGGTGGATTGTATAAGCAGGGCGACGAACGTAGAGATCTAGGTTTCTATATTTTTTATATGGGAATTAATATTGGTGGTTTTCTGGCCCCTATTCTCTGCGGAATCCTGGCTCAGAAATACGGGTGGCACTACGGTTTCGGTCTTGCCGCTATCGGGATGTTCCTTGGTCAGGTCGTTTACATCTGGGGGCAAAAGCATCTGAAGCATGTTGGAAATCTTATTTCCCGAAAAAATGAAGCCGATAAGGCCATTCTCGATAAACCACTTACCAGCATCGAAAAAGATCGAATCAAGGTCTTGTTATTGTCCTTCCTGCTCATTATCCTTTTCTGGGCTGCTTTCGAACAGGCCGGAGGTCTAATGAACTTATATGCACAGCAAAAGACCGATCGTACGATCTTCGGAATGACCATTCCGGCTTCCGTATTCCAGTCGGTTAACTCCTTCTTTATCATTACGCTGGCAACAGTGGTGGGAAGATTCTGGTACAAATGGAAACAAAAAGGTAACGAAGCTTCTTCCATTTTTAAAATGGCAGTGGGGATTATCATCATGGCCTTAGGGTTTGGATTCATGAGTGCCGCTTCGGTTCAATTCGAAGAAACAGGTTCCTCGGCCATGTACTGGTTGATTCTGGCTTATTTGTTCCATACTATTGGAGAATTGTGTGCGTCGCCGGTTTCCCTTTCTTTTATTACCAAACTGGCTCCGCTGAAATATGCTTCCATCATCATGGGGCTTTACTGGGCCGCTACCGGCTTCGGAAATAAAATTGCCGGTCTCATCGGGGAATCTGCCCAGTCATTAGGAGATTTCGAAGTTTTTACGGGTATCCTGGTGATCTGGTCTTTGATCGGGGTGGTGGTGATCCTGCTTCTGAAGCCTTTAAAAAGATTGACTCATGGAGCGGAAGATGCGACCATGGAAGAAGGAATTCCAGAAGAAACAACGGTGGAATAA
- a CDS encoding ComEC/Rec2 family competence protein: protein MKSLNSIFFRLNFYLISGIILAFNFSLDLQMLALLLFIGLATFVFSFFRSRKLVFDDHWFAFNMAIVVVLLGAFATSMSMPEHLPDHVIHKKGQKQVLQAKVLEEWKPTEKYFRYLLEIEATYENHQTEHIQGKVLLHLPKGTDTLPQPGNHILLPDNLTKAVINDIPGGFDYSRFLKNQKIERVSYLKSSAELFYLPKTDFSFQSLRKKVIKNLENKGLKSKESAILKALLLGERSEISTQLYKNYAAAGAVHILAISGLHIGILLLFLNFLLKPLEKLKHGKILKIILILIILWFFALLTGFSPSVVRAAAMFSFIAIGMQLNRKTRVVQSVLVSLFFLLLLNPYYILQVGFQLSYLAVFGIILFEPKIENLVHPAHKALEYFWKLVSVSIAAQLAILPLSLYYFHQFPGLFLLTNILIIPILAIVLIYGFLVVILASFQLLPGFLLVGLGELLKVMNWIILKIASMENFIWKDIPFSELQLLSAYGILVLLILLLYSKSSRFVIGFLFSILVFQVICLCQLFRNTPDQLLVLDNYNDQIILKKQHQLLTRQFSLYDQNIQNYHRENRIQEMQDLPNTFSFCEENFLILDSAALYTPSEVHFKAIILTNSPQINLDRLISEMQPDELIISAGNYPAFQDRWKRTALKAKIPFHAIAEKGAYILNCD from the coding sequence TTGAAAAGTCTGAATTCCATTTTCTTTAGGCTTAATTTTTATCTCATTTCCGGGATCATTCTGGCATTTAATTTCAGCCTGGACCTTCAAATGCTGGCACTGTTGCTGTTCATTGGTCTCGCTACTTTTGTTTTCAGTTTTTTCCGAAGTCGAAAGCTGGTTTTTGATGACCACTGGTTTGCATTCAATATGGCTATCGTTGTGGTTCTCCTCGGAGCTTTTGCTACCAGTATGTCCATGCCGGAACATCTCCCGGACCACGTAATCCATAAAAAGGGACAGAAACAAGTGCTTCAGGCTAAAGTTTTAGAGGAATGGAAACCAACCGAAAAATATTTTCGTTACCTCTTAGAAATCGAAGCCACCTATGAGAACCATCAAACGGAACATATACAGGGAAAAGTCCTGCTGCATTTGCCAAAAGGGACTGATACGCTTCCTCAGCCAGGAAATCACATATTACTTCCCGATAATTTAACCAAAGCCGTTATAAATGACATTCCTGGTGGGTTCGATTATTCCAGGTTTCTGAAGAACCAGAAAATTGAAAGAGTAAGCTACCTGAAATCTTCAGCGGAACTCTTTTACCTGCCAAAAACCGACTTTTCCTTTCAAAGTCTTCGGAAGAAAGTAATCAAAAACCTGGAAAACAAAGGCCTGAAATCCAAGGAATCAGCCATCCTGAAAGCCTTGCTGTTAGGCGAAAGATCAGAAATCTCTACACAGCTCTACAAAAATTATGCTGCGGCCGGCGCGGTTCATATTCTGGCCATTTCCGGGCTACACATTGGAATACTCCTGCTTTTCCTGAATTTTCTGCTGAAACCTCTGGAAAAATTGAAACACGGGAAGATCCTGAAGATAATTTTAATCCTGATCATTTTGTGGTTCTTCGCACTTCTAACAGGCTTCAGTCCTTCAGTTGTGCGTGCCGCCGCCATGTTTTCATTTATCGCTATAGGAATGCAGTTGAACCGTAAAACCCGCGTGGTCCAAAGCGTTCTGGTTTCCCTCTTTTTTCTACTGCTGCTGAATCCCTATTATATTTTGCAGGTTGGTTTCCAGCTAAGTTATCTTGCGGTGTTCGGAATTATTCTCTTCGAGCCGAAAATTGAAAATTTGGTTCATCCTGCCCATAAAGCCCTGGAATATTTCTGGAAACTGGTCTCAGTAAGTATCGCGGCGCAACTGGCGATCCTGCCCTTGTCGCTATATTATTTTCATCAGTTCCCGGGCTTGTTTTTGCTCACCAACATCCTGATCATTCCTATCCTGGCAATCGTGCTGATCTATGGTTTTCTGGTTGTGATCCTAGCCAGTTTTCAACTGCTTCCCGGTTTCCTGCTGGTTGGTCTCGGTGAACTTTTAAAGGTCATGAACTGGATCATTCTTAAAATTGCCTCCATGGAAAACTTTATCTGGAAGGACATTCCATTTTCGGAATTACAACTGCTGAGTGCATATGGAATTTTGGTTTTGCTGATCCTACTGCTTTATTCAAAATCTTCCAGGTTTGTTATTGGATTCTTGTTTTCAATACTGGTTTTTCAAGTGATCTGTTTGTGTCAACTTTTCCGAAATACCCCCGATCAGTTACTGGTGTTGGATAACTACAACGATCAAATAATTCTGAAAAAACAACATCAGCTGCTAACGAGACAGTTTTCACTGTATGATCAAAATATTCAGAATTACCACCGTGAAAATCGTATACAGGAAATGCAAGATTTACCAAACACTTTCAGCTTTTGTGAGGAAAATTTTCTGATCCTGGATAGCGCCGCTCTTTACACACCTTCCGAAGTTCATTTCAAAGCGATCATACTCACTAATTCGCCGCAAATCAACCTGGACAGACTCATTTCCGAAATGCAACCCGATGAGCTTATTATTTCGGCCGGTAACTATCCGGCTTTCCAGGACAGGTGGAAACGAACGGCCCTAAAAGCAAAAATCCCTTTTCATGCGATTGCCGAAAAGGGAGCTTATATTTTAAATTGCGATTAA
- the lpxB gene encoding lipid-A-disaccharide synthase yields MKYYLIAGEASGDLHASNLMKALKKEDSNAEFRFWGGDLMTAQGGTLVKHYRELAFMGFAEVLMNLRTILKNISFCKKDILEFQPDAIIFIDYPGFNMRIAEWAKKQSIPTHYYISPQIWAWKENRIKKIKRDVDEMYVILPFEEKFYTEKHDFKVHFVGHPLLDAIEARPSLDIQQFKKNHNLDERPVIALLPGSRKQEIEKMLEVMLSITSDFKEYQFVIAGAPSQDREFYQHFLKKSNISLVMNETYDVLSLAHAALVTSGTATLETALFKVPEVVCYKGSTISYHIAKRIINLDYISLVNLIMDREVVKELIQHDFQAKNLKIELEKILQPAVREKIFHEYFELEQKLGGAGASAKTAQLIYQKISS; encoded by the coding sequence ATGAAATACTATTTAATCGCTGGAGAAGCCTCTGGAGACCTGCACGCCTCCAACCTCATGAAGGCCCTGAAAAAAGAAGACTCCAATGCCGAATTTCGGTTTTGGGGCGGGGATCTCATGACCGCTCAGGGAGGCACTCTTGTAAAGCATTACCGGGAATTGGCTTTTATGGGCTTTGCTGAAGTGCTGATGAATTTACGGACTATTCTGAAAAACATCAGTTTTTGTAAGAAAGACATCCTCGAATTTCAGCCTGATGCCATTATCTTTATAGACTATCCAGGTTTTAACATGCGTATTGCGGAATGGGCCAAGAAACAGTCTATTCCAACTCATTATTATATTTCTCCGCAGATCTGGGCCTGGAAAGAGAACCGTATCAAAAAAATCAAGCGGGATGTAGATGAAATGTACGTGATACTCCCGTTTGAAGAAAAATTTTACACGGAAAAACACGATTTTAAGGTGCACTTTGTGGGGCATCCACTGCTCGATGCCATTGAGGCCCGCCCTTCACTGGATATCCAGCAATTCAAAAAAAATCATAACCTAGACGAACGTCCGGTAATTGCATTGTTGCCCGGAAGCCGAAAACAGGAAATTGAAAAGATGCTGGAGGTGATGCTTAGCATTACTTCAGATTTTAAGGAATATCAATTCGTCATCGCAGGTGCGCCCAGTCAGGATCGCGAGTTCTACCAGCATTTCCTGAAGAAATCAAATATCAGTCTGGTCATGAACGAAACTTACGATGTGCTGAGCCTGGCTCATGCGGCACTCGTCACTTCGGGGACCGCAACACTGGAAACTGCACTGTTCAAGGTTCCGGAAGTCGTATGCTACAAAGGCAGCACGATTTCTTACCATATCGCGAAAAGAATCATCAATCTTGATTATATTTCCCTGGTGAACCTGATCATGGATCGTGAGGTCGTGAAGGAACTGATCCAACATGATTTCCAGGCAAAAAACCTGAAAATAGAACTGGAAAAGATCCTGCAACCTGCTGTTCGGGAGAAAATATTTCATGAGTATTTCGAATTGGAGCAAAAACTGGGAGGAGCCGGTGCCAGCGCGAAAACAGCTCAATTGATCTATCAAAAAATCAGTTCTTAA
- a CDS encoding thioredoxin family protein: MKKIFVLFALLLIAAASQAQEIKWMSMNEALAAQEKNPKKIFVDAYTTWCGPCKMLDKNTFGNKDVVEYINENYYAVKFNAEGNETIQYRDKTFKNPSFDANRTGRNSVHEFALAMGVSAYPTMVFFDEKGEFLSPIKGYMTPKQLEIFLKIFATDDYKTVKTEEEWKKYQEEFKGTFSS, encoded by the coding sequence ATGAAGAAAATTTTTGTATTGTTCGCGCTTCTATTGATTGCAGCTGCATCGCAGGCCCAGGAAATTAAATGGATGAGCATGAACGAAGCGCTTGCTGCACAAGAAAAGAACCCAAAGAAAATTTTTGTTGATGCATACACTACCTGGTGTGGTCCCTGCAAAATGCTGGATAAAAATACGTTCGGCAATAAAGACGTGGTCGAATACATCAATGAAAACTATTATGCTGTAAAGTTTAATGCGGAAGGAAACGAAACGATTCAGTATCGCGATAAAACCTTTAAAAATCCCTCTTTTGACGCTAACAGAACCGGGCGCAACAGTGTTCACGAATTTGCCCTGGCCATGGGGGTAAGCGCTTATCCTACTATGGTCTTTTTCGATGAAAAAGGAGAATTCCTAAGTCCGATTAAAGGGTATATGACTCCTAAACAATTGGAGATTTTTCTGAAGATCTTCGCGACCGATGATTATAAGACGGTCAAAACCGAGGAAGAATGGAAGAAATACCAGGAAGAATTCAAAGGGACTTTTTCCAGCTAG
- a CDS encoding C40 family peptidase codes for MRGKILLLLLTIALSSCGAKHHVVTTKKESSRDNPAPINDYKVDENAEPASKVAFKVIKNAKKFEGVKYRYGGTDKKGMDCSGLIYVSFQEEGLSLPRTSRAMSLQGKRLFLREVAEGDLLFFETNKNKKVINHVGLVINVENNDIYFIHSTTSAGVIISSLSEPYWNQNFVMARRVM; via the coding sequence ATGCGTGGAAAAATCTTACTCCTTTTACTAACGATCGCGCTCAGCTCCTGCGGGGCAAAACATCACGTGGTTACCACAAAAAAAGAATCATCTCGTGACAACCCTGCACCCATCAACGATTATAAAGTTGATGAAAATGCAGAACCTGCCAGCAAAGTAGCTTTCAAAGTGATCAAAAACGCAAAAAAATTCGAAGGAGTAAAGTATCGTTACGGCGGAACCGACAAAAAAGGAATGGATTGTTCCGGCCTGATATACGTTAGTTTTCAGGAAGAGGGTCTTTCCCTTCCGCGTACCTCGAGAGCGATGTCGCTTCAGGGAAAAAGATTATTCCTACGGGAAGTAGCCGAAGGCGATCTGCTGTTTTTTGAAACCAACAAGAACAAGAAGGTCATCAACCATGTTGGACTCGTAATAAATGTGGAAAATAACGATATTTATTTCATACACTCTACCACTTCGGCAGGAGTTATTATCTCCTCACTGTCAGAACCTTACTGGAACCAAAATTTTGTTATGGCCCGCCGGGTCATGTGA
- a CDS encoding carboxy terminal-processing peptidase, which translates to MKRNFKILAVVLLMAAAACSFTTKTFSDPNKDKLLIDLITYVLNQGHYDAKDINDSFSEKVYDNYLENLDGAKRFFYKKDVEEFSAYRDKIDDQIEEKQIEFFDLTYNRLIERANEAKALYKDILAEPFDFAENEEINTDYDKLDFPANKEEMRDRWKKQLKFNTLINYYDLKQDEQTKKADSSDYVMKTDAELEKKAREATKSNLDNYFDFTDDLEREDYFSLYVNAIVEEFDPHTYYFAPQDKDRFDIAMSGKLEGIGARLMKDSDNITISEVISGGPAWRSDELGEGDVILKVKQEDQNEGVSIVGMKLDDAVDLIKGPKGTKVTLTVRKKLMGNIEDVTLTRDVIEIEETYAKSSMVEKDGRRFGVINLPKFYFDMEDYNQRNAASDIKKDIIRLKKEGMEGLVLDLRNNGGGSLKTVVDIAGMFIKDGPIVQVKSNGERKEVLEDEDPSIVWDGPLVIMVNELSASASEILAAAMQDYKRAIIIGSKQTYGKGTVQNVIDLNRWLRNNDLGDMGALKITTQKFYRVNGGSTQLEGVKSDVVVPDRYSYVDIGEKDQENPLPWDKIDAANYKIWDGYVDFDEAISNSKKRMSENEQLKLIDENAKWIKQQSEETSYSLNYNQYADNAEKEKQMAKQFDALKNYKTDLTYTSLPYEQELFTSDTILKEKRERWHESLSKDIYMQEAINVLEDMKMNNIKRGKLAESNRNPDMNN; encoded by the coding sequence ATGAAAAGGAACTTTAAAATCTTGGCAGTAGTGTTACTTATGGCTGCAGCTGCCTGTAGTTTTACTACCAAAACCTTCAGTGACCCCAATAAAGACAAGCTTTTGATAGATTTGATCACTTATGTTCTGAACCAGGGACATTATGATGCAAAAGATATCAATGATAGTTTTTCTGAAAAGGTTTATGACAATTACCTGGAAAATTTAGACGGAGCCAAAAGATTTTTCTACAAAAAAGATGTAGAAGAATTTAGCGCTTATCGAGATAAAATTGATGACCAGATTGAAGAGAAACAGATCGAATTTTTCGATCTTACCTACAACCGCCTGATCGAAAGAGCCAATGAAGCCAAAGCACTTTATAAGGACATCCTTGCAGAGCCTTTTGATTTTGCCGAAAATGAGGAGATCAATACCGATTATGATAAGCTGGATTTTCCTGCTAACAAGGAAGAAATGCGCGATCGCTGGAAAAAACAGCTGAAGTTCAACACCCTGATCAATTATTATGACCTAAAACAGGATGAGCAGACTAAAAAAGCCGATTCTTCTGATTATGTCATGAAAACCGATGCAGAACTGGAAAAGAAAGCGCGCGAAGCAACAAAATCGAACCTGGACAATTATTTTGATTTCACAGACGACCTGGAAAGGGAAGATTATTTCTCGCTGTATGTGAACGCGATCGTGGAAGAATTTGATCCGCATACCTATTACTTTGCCCCTCAGGATAAAGACCGATTCGATATCGCTATGTCTGGAAAACTGGAAGGAATTGGAGCCAGGTTGATGAAAGACAGTGATAATATTACCATTTCTGAAGTGATTTCCGGAGGACCCGCCTGGAGAAGTGATGAACTTGGTGAGGGAGATGTCATCCTGAAAGTGAAACAGGAAGATCAGAATGAAGGTGTCAGTATCGTAGGAATGAAACTGGATGACGCGGTAGACCTTATTAAAGGTCCAAAAGGAACCAAAGTAACCCTTACGGTACGTAAAAAATTAATGGGAAATATCGAAGATGTGACCCTCACCCGTGATGTGATCGAAATTGAGGAAACTTATGCGAAATCTTCCATGGTAGAGAAAGACGGGCGAAGATTTGGGGTGATCAACCTGCCAAAATTCTATTTTGATATGGAAGATTACAACCAGAGAAATGCCGCTTCAGATATTAAAAAAGACATTATCCGTCTGAAAAAAGAGGGAATGGAAGGATTGGTACTAGACCTTAGAAACAACGGTGGAGGTTCACTCAAAACTGTGGTTGATATTGCCGGGATGTTCATCAAAGACGGCCCGATCGTTCAGGTGAAATCTAACGGCGAACGCAAGGAAGTACTGGAAGATGAAGATCCGAGCATCGTTTGGGATGGTCCTTTGGTGATCATGGTTAACGAGCTTTCTGCTTCTGCTTCAGAAATTTTAGCGGCCGCCATGCAGGATTATAAACGAGCGATCATTATTGGTAGTAAACAAACTTACGGTAAAGGAACGGTTCAAAACGTGATCGACCTGAACCGTTGGTTGAGGAATAATGATCTTGGTGATATGGGCGCGCTGAAGATCACCACTCAGAAATTCTATCGAGTTAACGGTGGTTCCACCCAGCTAGAAGGTGTGAAGAGTGATGTGGTGGTGCCAGATCGTTATAGCTACGTAGATATTGGTGAAAAAGACCAGGAAAACCCACTGCCTTGGGATAAGATCGATGCGGCAAATTATAAAATTTGGGATGGATATGTAGATTTTGATGAAGCCATTTCAAACAGCAAAAAGCGCATGAGCGAGAATGAACAATTGAAACTGATCGATGAAAATGCCAAGTGGATCAAGCAGCAAAGTGAGGAAACCAGCTATTCTCTAAATTATAATCAGTATGCTGATAATGCTGAAAAGGAAAAGCAAATGGCCAAACAGTTCGATGCTTTAAAAAATTATAAAACCGATCTAACGTACACTTCTTTGCCTTATGAGCAGGAATTGTTCACCTCTGATACGATTCTGAAAGAAAAGCGGGAACGCTGGCATGAGAGCCTGAGTAAGGATATTTATATGCAGGAAGCGATCAATGTTTTAGAAGACATGAAAATGAACAATATTAAAAGAGGCAAATTGGCCGAATCTAATAGAAATCCTGATATGAATAATTAG
- the surE gene encoding 5'/3'-nucleotidase SurE, with amino-acid sequence MNKEKPLILVTNDDGITAPGIRTLVEVMKEIGDVVVVAPDSPQSGMGHAITISDTLFCEQVTIKENYKHKEYSCSGTPADCVKIATQEILHRKPDLCVSGINHGSNSSINVIYSGTMSAAVEAGIEGIPAIGFSLLDYSLNADFEPTRKYIKTITRNVIKNGLPKGVVLNVNFPKLSSEEIKGIRICRQANAHWEEEFDKRTNPQGRDYYWLTGKFVNKDDGEDTDEKALEEGYVSVVPVQFDLTAHHVIKDLSSWSLND; translated from the coding sequence ATGAACAAGGAAAAACCGCTTATCCTGGTAACTAACGACGATGGCATCACCGCCCCGGGAATCAGGACCTTAGTAGAGGTGATGAAAGAAATTGGAGATGTGGTGGTCGTAGCACCAGATAGCCCGCAAAGCGGAATGGGTCACGCCATCACTATTAGCGACACCCTTTTCTGCGAGCAGGTGACCATCAAGGAAAATTACAAGCATAAGGAATATAGCTGTTCGGGTACTCCGGCCGATTGTGTGAAGATCGCCACCCAGGAAATCCTGCATCGAAAGCCGGATCTTTGCGTGAGCGGCATCAATCATGGTTCCAACTCGTCTATCAACGTCATCTATTCAGGAACGATGAGCGCGGCGGTAGAAGCCGGCATCGAAGGCATTCCCGCCATCGGCTTTTCCCTCCTGGATTATTCTTTGAATGCTGATTTTGAGCCCACTCGCAAATACATCAAAACGATCACCAGAAATGTGATTAAAAACGGGCTCCCGAAAGGGGTGGTTTTAAATGTGAATTTCCCAAAATTGTCTTCCGAAGAAATAAAAGGTATCAGAATTTGCCGGCAGGCTAACGCACACTGGGAAGAGGAGTTCGATAAGAGAACCAATCCGCAGGGGCGTGACTACTACTGGCTTACCGGAAAGTTCGTCAATAAAGATGATGGTGAGGATACTGATGAAAAAGCGCTGGAAGAAGGATATGTATCGGTCGTGCCGGTACAGTTCGATCTTACCGCGCACCATGTGATAAAAGATTTAAGCAGCTGGTCTCTGAATGATTAA
- a CDS encoding SIMPL domain-containing protein gives MIKATGEDEIVPDVAKFQIRLECLRSKVNDSRECLVKQSNDLEAKLKSFGIEEKDLLTTNIDLQKRYTWRNNSQVFLGYAATTNLLVTVRDLDNMDKIYTDLIDDQNINISGLTYEHSKIDSLRNEVYVQAMNNANSLVEKLLEKLPEDHYEIVQVGNTQLESSSADRIYASRDMEMKVMAEEVQYESKNISFSRGTLPVKATIFVEYSID, from the coding sequence ATGATCAAAGCTACGGGAGAAGATGAAATTGTTCCAGACGTGGCAAAATTCCAGATCAGACTGGAGTGTCTCAGATCAAAAGTCAATGATTCTCGGGAATGTCTAGTAAAGCAATCAAATGATCTGGAAGCTAAATTAAAGAGTTTTGGTATTGAAGAGAAAGATCTGCTTACGACCAATATTGATCTTCAGAAGCGATATACCTGGAGGAATAATTCTCAGGTTTTTCTTGGGTACGCCGCAACCACGAATCTGCTTGTTACGGTTCGTGATCTGGATAATATGGATAAGATCTACACCGATTTGATCGATGATCAAAACATCAATATTTCAGGCTTGACATACGAGCATTCCAAGATTGATAGCCTACGAAATGAGGTATATGTTCAGGCAATGAATAATGCCAATTCATTAGTTGAGAAATTGCTGGAAAAGCTTCCGGAAGATCATTATGAAATTGTTCAGGTGGGCAATACCCAGTTAGAATCATCTTCTGCAGATAGGATCTATGCTTCCCGGGATATGGAAATGAAGGTTATGGCTGAAGAAGTGCAGTATGAAAGCAAGAATATTTCCTTTAGCCGAGGTACATTGCCGGTAAAAGCCACTATTTTTGTGGAATATTCCATTGACTAA